The following proteins come from a genomic window of Synechococcus sp. NB0720_010:
- the dusA gene encoding tRNA dihydrouridine(20/20a) synthase DusA, producing the protein MPDSLLNGAYRFSVAPMMDYTDRHFRVLMRQISRRSLLYTEMVVAQALHHSERRDRLIDFDPIEHPIALQVGGDDPVLLAEAARIAADRGYDEINLNVGCPSEKVQKGRFGACLMAEPEQVARCISAMAQASPLPVTVKHRIGIDERDSYGELLAFVDTVAAAGAQRFSVHARKAWLEGLDPKQNRTIPPLRYKLVHQLKADRPQLTIELNGGLLELGSCLEQLEAVDGVMVGRAAYDHPLRWATVDRDLFGDSSQPVAKASTVVRGLIPYAERWCGSGGRLWSIARHLVQVVEGVSGARHWRRDLGQAAGQRDAGPEVFERAARQLEERGL; encoded by the coding sequence GGGCCTACCGCTTCAGTGTGGCTCCGATGATGGACTACACCGATCGGCACTTCCGGGTGCTGATGCGGCAGATCAGCCGCCGCAGCCTGCTCTACACCGAAATGGTGGTGGCCCAAGCGCTCCACCACAGCGAACGGCGGGACCGGCTGATTGACTTCGATCCGATCGAGCATCCGATTGCCCTGCAGGTGGGCGGGGATGACCCGGTGCTCCTGGCCGAGGCCGCGCGCATCGCCGCAGACCGGGGCTACGACGAGATCAACCTCAACGTCGGCTGTCCAAGCGAAAAGGTCCAGAAAGGGCGCTTTGGCGCCTGCCTGATGGCAGAACCCGAACAGGTGGCCCGCTGCATCAGCGCCATGGCCCAGGCCTCGCCGCTGCCGGTCACGGTGAAGCACCGCATCGGCATCGATGAGCGGGATTCCTATGGGGAGCTGCTGGCCTTTGTCGACACGGTGGCCGCGGCCGGGGCGCAGCGCTTCAGCGTGCACGCCCGTAAGGCCTGGCTCGAGGGGTTGGATCCCAAGCAAAACCGCACCATTCCTCCCCTGCGCTACAAGCTCGTGCATCAGCTCAAGGCGGACCGGCCCCAGCTGACGATTGAACTGAACGGAGGCCTGCTGGAGCTAGGCAGCTGCCTGGAGCAGCTCGAGGCCGTGGATGGGGTGATGGTGGGCCGGGCCGCCTACGACCACCCGCTGCGCTGGGCCACGGTGGACCGGGACCTGTTTGGCGACAGCAGCCAACCGGTCGCCAAGGCCTCCACGGTGGTGCGGGGCCTGATTCCCTATGCGGAGCGGTGGTGCGGCAGCGGCGGGCGGCTCTGGTCCATCGCCCGGCACCTGGTGCAGGTGGTGGAAGGCGTCAGCGGCGCCCGCCATTGGCGCCGGGACCTGGGCCAGGCCGCTGGCCAACGGGATGCAGGACCTGAGGTCTTCGAGCGGGCTGCGCGGCAGCTGGAGGAGCGCGGGCTCTAG
- a CDS encoding cation:proton antiporter, with amino-acid sequence MPEIGAHQLEVVETLIGVGRFLVIFVAARLLAELLVRWQLPTILGELIAGVIIGASGLHLIVPPETQAAVANWALQLMGSLADVPPQLVGEVYNESFPSLQAVATLGLFALLFLTGLESDLDELVAVGAQAITVAVAGVAVPFALGTAGLMALFHVEVIPAVFAGAAMTATSIGITASVFGELKMLRSREGQIVIGAAVLDDILGIVILAVVVSIAGGGSLELGPILKLLAAAVVFVVAAIGLSRTAAPGFDWLIDRLKAPGDVVVASFVVLTLCCFAATAIGLEAALGAFAAGLILSKSNHTHAIEAAVKPVVALFATIFFVLIGTGMDLSVLNPLDPENRAGLVIAAFLLVVAILGKVVSGWTFVSKEPTNRLVVGLGMMPRGEVGLIFLGLGTQAKLLSPALEAAILLMVIGTTFLAPILLRLVLAGKSDGPDLDPLAEIPT; translated from the coding sequence ATGCCGGAGATCGGCGCCCATCAGCTCGAGGTGGTCGAAACCCTGATTGGGGTTGGCCGCTTCTTGGTGATTTTTGTGGCCGCTCGCCTACTGGCGGAACTGCTGGTGCGCTGGCAGTTGCCCACCATCCTTGGTGAGCTGATCGCCGGCGTGATCATCGGTGCCTCTGGCCTGCACCTGATCGTGCCGCCGGAGACCCAGGCGGCGGTGGCCAATTGGGCTCTCCAGCTGATGGGCTCGCTTGCGGATGTGCCGCCCCAGCTGGTCGGCGAGGTCTACAACGAAAGTTTCCCGAGCCTGCAGGCGGTGGCCACCTTGGGCCTCTTTGCCCTGCTGTTCCTGACGGGGCTCGAAAGCGACCTCGATGAACTCGTGGCCGTCGGTGCCCAGGCGATCACCGTGGCTGTCGCCGGCGTGGCAGTGCCCTTTGCCCTTGGCACCGCGGGCTTGATGGCGCTCTTCCACGTGGAGGTGATCCCCGCCGTGTTTGCCGGGGCGGCTATGACGGCCACCAGCATCGGCATCACAGCGAGTGTCTTTGGTGAGCTGAAGATGCTGCGCTCCCGGGAGGGGCAGATCGTGATCGGCGCCGCCGTCCTGGACGACATCTTGGGCATCGTCATCCTCGCGGTGGTGGTGAGCATCGCTGGCGGCGGCAGCCTGGAGCTCGGCCCGATCCTCAAGCTGCTGGCCGCGGCTGTGGTGTTCGTGGTTGCTGCCATTGGCCTGAGCCGCACCGCGGCGCCTGGTTTCGACTGGTTGATTGATCGCCTCAAGGCCCCAGGCGATGTGGTGGTGGCCTCGTTTGTGGTGCTCACCCTCTGCTGTTTCGCCGCTACGGCCATTGGCCTGGAGGCGGCCCTGGGCGCCTTTGCCGCGGGCTTGATCCTGAGCAAGTCGAACCACACCCATGCGATCGAGGCGGCGGTGAAGCCGGTGGTGGCCCTCTTCGCCACGATCTTCTTTGTTCTGATCGGCACCGGCATGGATCTCTCGGTGCTCAATCCGTTGGACCCCGAGAACCGCGCCGGTCTGGTGATCGCCGCTTTCCTGCTGGTGGTGGCGATCCTGGGCAAGGTCGTCTCCGGCTGGACCTTTGTTTCCAAGGAACCCACGAACCGTCTGGTGGTGGGTCTGGGGATGATGCCCCGCGGTGAGGTGGGCCTGATCTTCCTGGGGCTTGGCACCCAGGCCAAGCTGCTCAGCCCGGCCCTGGAGGCAGCGATCTTGCTGATGGTCATTGGCACCACCTTCCTGGCACCGATCCTGCTCAGACTGGTCCTGGCTGGAAAGAGTGATGGACCCGACCTCGACCCCCTCGCCGAAATCCCCACTTAA
- a CDS encoding isoprenylcysteine carboxylmethyltransferase family protein, with the protein MDPTSTPSPKSPLKGWQFSWGGWLDNRHGEWWLLAQLLLIAATLLPAWPAPGSWGYAWPLPLALAGVLLLLVGLALAAQAFWRLGPSLTPLPDPKPGAALVTTGAYGRCRHPLYQAVLLCELGVALALGSLFHLGLFFALAAVLGGKARREERFLVPLHPEYVSYRRSTPAILPGLPWLDWRS; encoded by the coding sequence ATGGACCCGACCTCGACCCCCTCGCCGAAATCCCCACTTAAGGGCTGGCAGTTCAGCTGGGGCGGCTGGTTGGACAACCGCCACGGGGAGTGGTGGCTGCTCGCCCAGCTGCTGTTGATCGCAGCCACCCTGTTGCCGGCCTGGCCGGCCCCGGGCAGCTGGGGCTATGCCTGGCCCTTGCCGCTTGCCCTCGCTGGCGTTCTGCTGCTCTTGGTCGGCCTGGCGCTGGCCGCCCAGGCCTTCTGGCGCTTGGGACCCAGCCTGACGCCCTTGCCGGATCCCAAGCCTGGGGCCGCTTTGGTGACGACCGGGGCCTATGGGCGCTGCCGCCATCCGCTGTATCAAGCCGTGTTGCTCTGTGAGCTCGGGGTAGCCCTGGCCCTCGGCAGCCTGTTCCACCTGGGCCTGTTCTTTGCTCTGGCCGCGGTGCTGGGCGGCAAAGCGCGGCGGGAGGAGCGTTTCCTCGTGCCGCTCCATCCGGAGTACGTCAGTTACCGGCGCAGCACCCCGGCGATCTTGCCGGGGTTGCCTTGGCTGGATTGGCGGAGCTGA
- a CDS encoding phosphoketolase: MATDSAHLRPAEEFEELDAWWRAANYLAVGMIYLQDNPLLREPLKPEHIKNRLLGHWGSSPGQAFIWAHANRVIQRHGLNAIYLSGPGHGAPGVLGPTYLDGSYSEIYPDKSQDTEGLKRFFKQFSFPGHIGSHCTPETPGSIHEGGELGYVLSHACGAVFDNPDLIAIACIGDGEAETGPLATSWHINKFLNPISDGVVLPVLHLNGYKIANPTLLARIPKEELSSLLRGYGWEPLFVEGSEPRAMHQAMAAAMDQVVSRLQAIRQQAEAEGGAAQASRPIWPMIVLRSPKGWTGPEALKGHRIEGSWRAHQVPLPNPKQDPAQLQQLEAWLKSYRPEELFDDEGRLRPELQALSPSGAQRMGSNPHANGGRLRQQLTLPDRERYAVPVAEPGVSRHGNTAALGELLRDAIADNPNNLRVFGPDETASNRLQAIYARSKKVWMEELRPEDSDGGELARQGRVVEMLSEHTLVGMLEGYLLTGRYGLFHTYEAFAHVIASMFNQHAKWLESCRHHAPWRASIAPWTCLISSTVWRQDHNGFTHQDPGFIDLTGNKSGDVVRVYLPADANCLLAVAEEALVEPDVCNLIVSDKQEHLQYLSLEQARAHVAKGIGLWSWASNDHVRGEPDEPDVVMACAGDIPTQETLAAVEILRRELPELRVRVLNVVKLFALTQPSEHPHGLSDRDFDTLFTTNRPVLFNFHGYPWLIHRLTYRRRNHANFHVRGYKEKGNINTPLELAMNNQIDRFSLVIDVIDRVPGLMSRAAHIKEQMKESILANRAYAHEHGMDAPEISHWQWSTAVPTELA, translated from the coding sequence ATGGCCACGGATTCCGCCCATCTCAGGCCAGCAGAGGAGTTTGAGGAACTGGACGCCTGGTGGCGGGCCGCCAACTACCTGGCGGTGGGAATGATCTACCTCCAGGACAACCCGCTGCTGCGGGAACCGCTGAAGCCGGAGCACATCAAGAACCGCCTGCTCGGTCACTGGGGATCGAGCCCAGGTCAAGCCTTCATCTGGGCCCACGCCAATCGGGTGATCCAACGCCACGGGCTCAATGCGATCTATCTCTCCGGTCCGGGCCATGGGGCCCCGGGGGTACTGGGCCCCACCTACCTGGATGGCTCCTATTCGGAGATCTATCCCGACAAGTCCCAGGACACAGAAGGCCTCAAACGCTTTTTCAAGCAGTTCTCTTTTCCTGGGCACATCGGTAGCCACTGCACCCCGGAGACCCCGGGTTCGATCCATGAAGGCGGCGAACTGGGCTATGTGCTCTCCCACGCCTGCGGTGCGGTCTTCGACAACCCGGACCTGATCGCCATCGCCTGTATCGGCGATGGCGAGGCGGAAACCGGCCCCCTGGCCACCAGCTGGCATATCAATAAGTTCCTTAACCCCATCAGCGATGGGGTGGTGCTGCCGGTGCTGCACCTGAACGGCTACAAGATCGCCAACCCAACGCTGCTGGCCCGGATTCCCAAGGAGGAGCTCAGCAGCCTGCTGCGGGGCTACGGCTGGGAGCCGCTGTTTGTGGAGGGCAGCGAGCCCCGGGCCATGCACCAAGCGATGGCCGCGGCGATGGATCAGGTGGTCTCCAGGCTCCAAGCGATCCGCCAGCAGGCCGAGGCAGAAGGCGGCGCGGCGCAAGCCAGCCGGCCGATCTGGCCGATGATCGTGTTGCGCTCCCCCAAGGGTTGGACCGGGCCTGAGGCGCTCAAGGGCCATCGGATTGAAGGGTCCTGGCGCGCCCATCAGGTGCCCCTGCCGAACCCCAAACAAGACCCCGCCCAACTTCAGCAACTGGAGGCCTGGCTCAAGAGCTATCGCCCCGAAGAACTCTTTGATGACGAGGGACGACTGCGACCCGAACTGCAGGCGCTCTCACCGAGCGGCGCCCAGCGCATGGGCTCCAACCCCCATGCCAATGGCGGGCGACTGCGCCAGCAACTGACCCTGCCGGATCGCGAACGGTATGCGGTGCCGGTCGCCGAACCCGGAGTCAGCCGCCATGGCAACACCGCCGCCCTCGGGGAGCTGCTGCGGGATGCCATCGCCGACAACCCGAACAACCTGCGGGTGTTCGGCCCCGACGAAACCGCCTCCAACCGGCTGCAGGCCATCTACGCGCGCAGCAAAAAGGTCTGGATGGAGGAACTACGCCCCGAGGACAGCGATGGCGGCGAGCTGGCCCGGCAGGGACGGGTGGTGGAGATGCTCAGCGAACACACCCTGGTGGGGATGCTCGAGGGCTATCTCCTGACCGGCCGCTACGGCCTGTTCCACACCTACGAGGCCTTCGCCCACGTGATCGCCTCGATGTTCAACCAGCACGCCAAATGGTTGGAGAGCTGCCGCCACCACGCGCCCTGGCGCGCCTCCATCGCCCCCTGGACCTGCCTGATCTCCTCCACGGTCTGGCGGCAGGACCACAACGGGTTCACCCACCAAGACCCGGGCTTCATTGACCTGACCGGCAACAAGAGCGGCGATGTGGTGCGGGTCTACCTGCCGGCCGATGCCAACTGCCTGCTGGCCGTGGCCGAGGAGGCCCTCGTCGAGCCCGACGTCTGCAACCTGATCGTCAGCGACAAGCAAGAGCACCTGCAGTACCTCTCCCTCGAGCAGGCCCGCGCCCATGTGGCCAAGGGCATCGGCCTTTGGAGCTGGGCCAGCAACGACCACGTCCGCGGTGAACCGGATGAGCCAGACGTGGTGATGGCCTGCGCCGGGGACATCCCCACCCAGGAGACCCTGGCGGCCGTTGAGATCCTGCGCCGGGAGCTGCCTGAGCTGCGGGTCCGGGTACTGAACGTGGTGAAACTCTTTGCCCTGACCCAACCGAGCGAGCATCCCCACGGCTTAAGCGATCGGGATTTCGACACACTCTTCACCACAAATCGCCCCGTGCTGTTCAACTTCCATGGCTACCCCTGGTTGATCCACCGGTTGACCTACCGGCGCCGCAACCATGCCAATTTCCACGTCCGCGGATACAAGGAAAAAGGCAACATCAACACCCCGCTTGAACTGGCGATGAACAACCAGATCGACCGGTTCAGCCTGGTGATTGATGTGATCGACAGAGTTCCGGGGTTAATGTCCCGCGCTGCTCACATCAAAGAGCAGATGAAGGAATCGATCCTGGCGAATCGCGCTTACGCGCACGAGCACGGGATGGATGCCCCGGAGATCAGTCACTGGCAGTGGAGCACTGCAGTCCCAACCGAGCTGGCCTGA